The DNA window GGTGGCGCTGAACCGGGACTGCTCTTCGGTGTCTTCGGAACCGCAGCGCGGGCAGCGCACGCGGGCGATCGGCGCGCTCAGCGTGAGCGGGATCGGCCCGGTGCGCGCCGGTGCGGCCCCCGGCGGCGCGATACCCGCCTCGGCGAGCTTGCGCTTGCCCTCGGAGCTGATCCAGTCGCTCGACCACGCCGGGTGCAGCACGGTGCGGACCTCGACCTCGCCGAACCCCGCGCCGCGCAGGGCGTGTTCGAGATCGTCGCGCATGGTGTCCATCGCGGGGCAGCCGGTGTAGGTGGGCGTGATCGACACCGTCACCCGTCCGTCTACTTCGGACACCTCGCGCAGCACGCCGAGATCGGCGAGCGTCAGCATCGGCAGCTCGGGATCGGTCACCGTCGCGGCCACCGCGTAGGCGGTCACCATGTCGCGTCCGGATGCGCCCTCGCCACGCTCTGCAGCTCGGCGAGCAGGTAGCCCATGGCCTCGGTGTGCACGCCGTCGCGGCCGGTGTGCCCGGACACGCCGATCAGCGCGGGACGCTCCGGCCTGGTCAGCGTAGCGGCGGCGAACACCTGGTCCAGCACCGCGTCGACCTCCTCGCGCACCGAGGACGCGTCGACAAGTTCGTCCGGATGCGGCTGGAACAGTTCGTCCACATAGGACCACGCGGCGTCGAAGCCCTCCTGCATGCGCCGGTGCGAAAGCTCGGTGCCGTCGCCGAGGCGGACCGCCCACTGCGCCGCGTAGTCGCGGTGGTAGGCGACCTCCTTGACGCCCTTGTCCGCGATCGCGGCGAGCACCGGGTCCTCGCTGGACACCAGGCGTTGCAGCAAAGCAAGGCGCCAGGCGGAAAAAATGACGAGCCGGGCGATGAGGTGTCCGAAATGGCCACCGTCGAGTTCGGCGAACCGGACGTTGCGGAACTCCTGCTCGCCGCGGAAGTACGCCAACTCGTCCTCGCCGCGGCCGGAGCCGTCCGCCTTGCCCGCACGGGAAAGCAGCAGCCGCGCCTGGCCGAGCAGGTCGAGCGCGATGTTCGCGAGCGCGACTTCGTCCTCCAGCTCGGGCGCGTTCGTGCACCACTGCTGAAGCCGGTGCGAGAAGACCAGCGCGTCGTCGCCGAGCATCAGGCAGTACGCCGCCAGCCTCGCACCGTCCACACCGGACGGGACGGTGGTGTCCACACCGGATAGCGGGTCGTCGAACCCGGTGCCGAAGGCCCAGCGTTCGTCGTTCTCCTCGGTGATCGCCTCGTAGACGTTGTCGAAGCTCATATGTGCGGCACGTTCTCGGGAATGTCGTAGAACGTCGGATGCCGGTACACCTTGTCGCCGCTGGGCGCGAAGAACGGGTCCTTCTCGTCCGGGCTCGACGCGGTGATCTCCGAAGCCCTGACCACCCAGATGCTGACGCCCTCGTTGCGGCGGGTGTAGAGATCGCGCGCGTGGTGCAGGGCCATCTCGTCGTCGGCGGCGTGCAGCGAGCCGACGTGGACGTGGTTCAGCCCGCGCTTCCCGCGCACGAACACCTCGTACAACGGCCAGTCGTGTTTCACCGCTCCCCCTGCTTCTTCAGCGCGTGCGCCGTGGCGGCTTCCCGTACCCAGGCGCCGTCGTCGTGCGCGCGCCGCCGCTGTTCGATCCGCTGCGCGTTGCATGGGCCGTTGCCCTTGAGGATCTGCTTGAACTCGTCCCAGTCGATCGCGCCGAAGTCGTGGTGCCCGCGATCGGGGTTCCAGCGCAGTTCGGGATCCGGCAGCGTGACGCCGAGCGCCTCGGCCTGCGGCACGGACATGTCGACGAAGCGCTGGCGCAGTTCGTCGTTGGTGTGCCGTTTGACCTTCCACGCCATGGACTGCGCGGTGTTCGGCGAATCCGCGTCGGGCGGGCCGAACATCATCAGCGACGGCCACCACCACCGGTTCACCGCGTCCTGCACCATCTCGCGCTGGCCTTCGGTGCCGCGCATCATGGTCATCAGCAGCTCGAAGCCCTGCCGCTGGTGGAAGGACTCCTCCTTGCAGATGCGGATCATCGCCCGCGCGTACGGCCCGTACGAGCTGCGGCACAGCGGGACCTGGTTGCAGATCGCCGCGCCGTCCACCAGCCAGCCGATCACGCCGACGTCGGCGAAGCTCAGCGTCGGGTAGTTGAAGATCGACGAGTACTTCTGCCGACCGGTGATCAGCTTGTCGGTGAGATCGGCGCGGTCGGCGCCGAGCGTCGCGGCGGCGGAGTACAGGTACAGCCCGTGCCCCGCCTCGTCCTGGACCTTCGCGAGCAGGATCGCCTTGCGCCGCAACGAAGGAGCGCGGGTGATCCAGTTGCCCTCCGGCTGCATGCCGATGATCTCCGAATGCGCGTGCTGCGCGATCTGCCTGATCATCGTCTTGCGGTAGCCCTCGGGCACCCAGTCGCGCGGCTCGACCCGCTGGTCGCGCTCGATGGTGTGCTCGAAGAGCGCTTCGAGGTCCTTTTCGGACACTTGGTCCGCGACGGTCATGGCTGCTCCTTGGCGACCAGGGTGAGCACGTCGTACTTCGCCACCGAGTCACCGTCTTGATTGGTCACGTCGGCGTCCCAGCGGACCTCGCCGTAGTCCTGGTCGTTCCGCGGCGTGATCTGCTTCGCGGTCAGCGTCACCGTCAACGCGTCGTCGACCTTGACCGGGGTGAGGAAGCGCAGGTTCTCCAGCCCGTAGTTCGCCAGCACGGGACCGGGCTCCGGCGAGACGAACAGCCCGGCGGCGAACGAAACCACCAGGTACCCGTGTGCGACGATCCCGCCGAACAGCGGGTTCGCCGCGGCCGCCGCCTCATCGGTGTGGGCGTAGAACGTGTCGCCGGTGAACTCGGCGAAGTGGTCGATGTCGGCGCGGGTGACCGTGCGCGCGCCCGCCACCACCGCGTCGCCGACCTTCAGCTCCGCCAAGGACTTCCGGAACGGGTGAGTGTCCGAAAGGGACCGTCCGGCACCGGGGACCCACTGGCCGCTGACCGCGCCGAGCACCTTCGGGCTGCCCTGCACGGCGGTGCGCTGCAGGTGGTGCAGCACGCCGCGGATACCGCCCAGCTCCTCGCCGCCGCCCGCGCGGCCTGGCCCGCCGTGCACGAGCTGCGGCAGCGGGGAGCCGTGCCCGGTGGACTCTTTCGCGTCGTCCGCGTCGAGCAC is part of the Amycolatopsis sp. CA-230715 genome and encodes:
- the paaD gene encoding 1,2-phenylacetyl-CoA epoxidase subunit PaaD produces the protein MVTAYAVAATVTDPELPMLTLADLGVLREVSEVDGRVTVSITPTYTGCPAMDTMRDDLEHALRGAGFGEVEVRTVLHPAWSSDWISSEGKRKLAEAGIAPPGAAPARTGPIPLTLSAPIARVRCPRCGSEDTEEQSRFSATACKALRRCRACLEPFEHVKEI
- the paaC gene encoding 1,2-phenylacetyl-CoA epoxidase subunit PaaC, whose protein sequence is MSFDNVYEAITEENDERWAFGTGFDDPLSGVDTTVPSGVDGARLAAYCLMLGDDALVFSHRLQQWCTNAPELEDEVALANIALDLLGQARLLLSRAGKADGSGRGEDELAYFRGEQEFRNVRFAELDGGHFGHLIARLVIFSAWRLALLQRLVSSEDPVLAAIADKGVKEVAYHRDYAAQWAVRLGDGTELSHRRMQEGFDAAWSYVDELFQPHPDELVDASSVREEVDAVLDQVFAAATLTRPERPALIGVSGHTGRDGVHTEAMGYLLAELQSVARAHPDATW
- the paaB gene encoding 1,2-phenylacetyl-CoA epoxidase subunit PaaB, with product MKHDWPLYEVFVRGKRGLNHVHVGSLHAADDEMALHHARDLYTRRNEGVSIWVVRASEITASSPDEKDPFFAPSGDKVYRHPTFYDIPENVPHI
- the paaA gene encoding 1,2-phenylacetyl-CoA epoxidase subunit PaaA produces the protein MTVADQVSEKDLEALFEHTIERDQRVEPRDWVPEGYRKTMIRQIAQHAHSEIIGMQPEGNWITRAPSLRRKAILLAKVQDEAGHGLYLYSAAATLGADRADLTDKLITGRQKYSSIFNYPTLSFADVGVIGWLVDGAAICNQVPLCRSSYGPYARAMIRICKEESFHQRQGFELLMTMMRGTEGQREMVQDAVNRWWWPSLMMFGPPDADSPNTAQSMAWKVKRHTNDELRQRFVDMSVPQAEALGVTLPDPELRWNPDRGHHDFGAIDWDEFKQILKGNGPCNAQRIEQRRRAHDDGAWVREAATAHALKKQGER